One genomic window of Thermodesulfobacteriota bacterium includes the following:
- a CDS encoding AAA family ATPase, producing MEKNGYQQQVKTIYEFISDHLYFNRPDVEIKGEWYNSTILLSLLTGLVRGKELIIGEPGLGKTTSAEFVCSLIYQYPLGVIWGSEVSGHPEQTEEKIIGRPDLGKLNRGEEDVVWSNFSQVPVKIVDEINRLPETKQSMILDGVDRGNWEYLNEMIINEEYCLFATANYQDGGTNTIIAPLVDRFDVIVESRYPGPNLSFSIGKLKEKDQILRHPKFEKEFHRILKSKVAYEKKLPKLEEACNMFGDYLREALGIAPLRREDRDRIRAEMSRLEWDLDASAFTRMLLAELSFCDRYGQKRIVEHCEEGCHYTGYLCHQIKNCASNRLPASIKLYSQGLAWFLGDSEIDLEHVKAITPFALSHRIQWKEEVLSQKEKTKRDDPFQIFLAKEAVRIVSQRYREQSEHLKDALALGSKIFQGESLEPLEGDHPIYAEIKKDLRHRKIQP from the coding sequence GTGGAAAAGAATGGCTATCAACAACAGGTCAAGACCATTTATGAATTTATCAGCGACCATCTCTATTTCAACCGCCCCGATGTGGAAATCAAAGGGGAGTGGTATAACTCCACCATCCTTTTGAGCCTTTTGACCGGTCTCGTCAGGGGGAAGGAGTTGATCATCGGAGAGCCAGGGTTGGGCAAAACGACCTCGGCCGAGTTTGTTTGCTCCTTGATCTACCAGTATCCCCTCGGGGTGATCTGGGGAAGCGAGGTCTCGGGCCATCCCGAACAGACCGAAGAGAAGATCATCGGAAGACCCGACCTCGGGAAACTGAACCGGGGGGAGGAGGATGTGGTCTGGTCCAATTTCTCCCAGGTGCCGGTCAAGATCGTGGACGAGATCAACCGCCTTCCCGAGACCAAACAGAGCATGATCCTCGATGGCGTCGACCGTGGAAACTGGGAATATCTGAACGAGATGATCATCAACGAAGAGTATTGCCTCTTTGCCACGGCCAACTATCAGGACGGGGGCACGAATACGATCATCGCCCCCCTCGTGGATCGGTTCGACGTGATCGTGGAATCTCGATATCCCGGTCCCAACCTCTCCTTTTCCATCGGCAAATTGAAGGAGAAGGATCAGATCCTCCGGCATCCCAAATTTGAGAAGGAGTTCCATCGCATCCTGAAGTCGAAGGTCGCCTATGAGAAGAAACTCCCAAAGCTGGAGGAGGCCTGCAACATGTTCGGGGATTACCTCCGAGAGGCCCTGGGGATCGCGCCGCTACGGCGGGAGGACCGCGACCGGATCCGGGCCGAGATGAGCCGTCTGGAGTGGGATTTGGATGCAAGTGCCTTCACCCGGATGCTGCTGGCCGAGCTCTCCTTCTGTGATCGCTACGGACAGAAGAGGATCGTCGAACATTGTGAGGAAGGATGCCACTATACGGGCTATCTCTGCCACCAAATCAAAAATTGCGCCTCCAACCGTCTCCCCGCCTCGATCAAGCTCTATTCCCAGGGGTTGGCTTGGTTTTTGGGCGATTCGGAAATCGACCTCGAACATGTCAAAGCCATCACCCCCTTTGCCCTCTCCCATCGGATTCAATGGAAAGAGGAGGTGCTCTCCCAGAAGGAGAAGACCAAGCGGGATGATCCCTTCCAGATCTTCCTCGCCAAGGAAGCGGTGAGGATCGTTTCTCAGCGCTACAGGGAGCAGAGCGAGCACTTGAAGGATGCCCTGGCCTTGGGGTCCAAGATTTTTCAGGGGGAGTCTTTGGAGCCGCTGGAAGGGGACCACCCCATCTATGCTGAAATCAAGAAGGATCTCCGCCACCGGAAGATCCAGCCCTGA
- a CDS encoding HD domain-containing protein, whose protein sequence is MRDDKNRRGKAPEGQWTSLIADPIYHYIVMTDRVPGEKTERDLIDSPPVQRLRRIFQLQSARWVFPSAEHTRFQHSLGTMHLAGLFAQHLYPSLFEVFRSELPSFPYLECLLRVAGLLHDVGHGPFCHFFDEQYLVRFQTNHEEIGQHLIREKVGPLIKKIRRSLSGPFRSTETLDPEQVAFLIKRPSPPGGRNQPKWLQFLQHLFRGIYTCDNIDYVLRDAYMTGVSIGPIDWRRLLYYTSFKKEGLVLDQKGMDALAMFLNARLYLYSNVYYHRTTRSIDLQLQEIFRESMEILCPFHPLEEIDQYLTLTDWFLMERVAEWKRSTSQKERRLGEKWAEILSRKLKWRSVFEERLTLQEMEVGHATFLTPEEVKRRIERFLPGSLRKVEFHVDMAYHDPRPLNPWHDTAGTTLLIYDPASRRVSKEPLRTLFQYIPAKVAICRVYALDHRHDRPLSQAARRALTSGAWFTSYETNL, encoded by the coding sequence ATGAGGGACGATAAAAATAGGAGGGGGAAGGCTCCCGAAGGTCAGTGGACCAGCCTGATCGCTGATCCCATCTATCATTATATCGTGATGACCGACCGGGTTCCGGGCGAAAAGACGGAAAGGGACCTCATCGACTCTCCCCCTGTCCAGCGGCTGCGGCGCATCTTTCAGCTTCAGAGCGCTCGTTGGGTCTTTCCTTCCGCAGAACATACCCGTTTTCAACACTCCCTTGGGACGATGCACCTGGCAGGGCTTTTTGCCCAGCATCTCTACCCTTCCCTCTTCGAAGTGTTTCGGTCCGAACTTCCTTCTTTCCCCTATCTGGAATGCCTTCTGAGGGTGGCGGGCCTCCTTCACGACGTCGGCCATGGCCCTTTCTGCCATTTTTTCGACGAACAGTACCTCGTTCGGTTTCAAACGAACCATGAGGAGATCGGACAACACCTGATTCGGGAGAAGGTCGGCCCTCTTATTAAAAAGATCCGGAGGAGCCTGAGCGGCCCCTTCCGATCGACCGAGACCCTCGACCCTGAACAGGTGGCCTTTCTCATCAAAAGACCTTCTCCACCCGGGGGACGAAACCAACCCAAATGGCTCCAATTCCTCCAACACCTTTTCAGGGGGATCTACACCTGCGACAACATCGATTACGTCCTTCGGGATGCCTATATGACCGGGGTCTCCATCGGTCCGATCGACTGGAGGCGCCTGCTCTACTACACCTCCTTCAAGAAAGAGGGATTGGTCCTGGACCAGAAAGGGATGGATGCCCTGGCCATGTTCCTCAATGCCCGACTCTATCTCTATTCCAATGTCTACTATCATCGGACGACGCGTTCGATCGACCTTCAGCTCCAGGAGATCTTCCGGGAGTCGATGGAGATCCTCTGCCCCTTCCACCCCTTAGAGGAGATCGACCAATATCTCACCCTCACGGACTGGTTCCTCATGGAACGGGTGGCGGAGTGGAAGCGGTCGACCTCTCAAAAGGAGAGGAGATTGGGAGAGAAGTGGGCGGAGATCCTTTCGAGGAAGCTGAAATGGAGGAGCGTTTTCGAAGAGAGGTTGACCCTTCAGGAGATGGAGGTCGGTCATGCTACCTTCCTGACGCCGGAAGAGGTGAAGAGGAGGATCGAACGGTTTCTGCCCGGTTCCCTGAGAAAGGTGGAGTTTCATGTCGACATGGCCTACCATGATCCCCGACCCCTCAACCCCTGGCACGACACGGCCGGAACCACCCTGTTGATCTACGACCCAGCCAGCCGAAGGGTCTCAAAAGAACCCCTCCGGACCCTCTTCCAGTATATCCCAGCCAAGGTGGCCATCTGCCGGGTCTATGCCCTCGACCATCGACACGACCGCCCACTGAGCCAGGCGGCCAGGAGGGCCCTCACCTCCGGCGCCTGGTTCACCTCCTACGAGACCAATCTCTGA
- the rpoZ gene encoding DNA-directed RNA polymerase subunit omega, with translation MARVTVEDCLKEVESRFDLVILTAKRAKMLMKGAKPLIETENRPIVTALREIAAGKVKFKQARERQPRPAQETQ, from the coding sequence ATGGCGAGAGTCACGGTGGAAGACTGCTTGAAAGAGGTGGAGAGCCGGTTTGATCTGGTCATCCTCACTGCCAAACGAGCCAAGATGCTGATGAAGGGGGCGAAACCGCTCATCGAGACAGAGAACCGGCCGATCGTCACCGCCCTCCGGGAGATCGCGGCCGGAAAGGTCAAATTTAAACAGGCCAGAGAGAGGCAGCCCCGGCCTGCTCAAGAAACCCAATGA
- the gmk gene encoding guanylate kinase, with amino-acid sequence MGQEPEGLDQGKGRGLVFILSAPSGAGKTTLIRRVLEELPGLRFSVSYTTRPPRANEREGVDYHFVTPEVFRKMIEGDQFLEWAEVLGHYYGTARIQEEALREEGIDLILDIDPQGARQAKAKLRNAVLIFVLPPSLEVLRERLVGRGLDSHETIQFRLAHAKEDLKEAHWYDHLLVNDRIEDAVKRLKSIMVEERRKKEDPYGESHGGRLLERGGEPV; translated from the coding sequence ATGGGACAGGAGCCAGAGGGTCTCGATCAAGGGAAAGGAAGGGGGTTGGTCTTCATCCTCTCGGCCCCCTCCGGGGCCGGCAAGACGACCCTGATCCGAAGGGTCCTGGAGGAGCTTCCGGGCCTCCGGTTTTCTGTTTCTTACACGACGAGACCTCCGAGGGCCAATGAGCGAGAGGGGGTCGATTATCACTTCGTCACCCCAGAGGTCTTTCGGAAGATGATCGAGGGGGATCAATTTTTAGAATGGGCGGAAGTGCTGGGCCACTATTACGGAACCGCGCGGATCCAGGAAGAGGCCCTGAGGGAGGAAGGGATCGATCTGATCCTCGACATCGATCCGCAGGGGGCCAGGCAGGCGAAAGCCAAACTGCGAAACGCGGTCCTGATCTTCGTCCTCCCCCCGTCCCTTGAGGTCCTCCGGGAGAGATTGGTGGGCAGGGGACTGGACTCCCATGAGACCATCCAATTTCGCCTCGCCCATGCGAAGGAGGATCTCAAGGAGGCCCACTGGTATGATCATCTCCTCGTCAACGACCGGATCGAGGATGCGGTAAAACGTCTGAAGTCGATCATGGTTGAAGAGAGACGAAAAAAGGAGGATCCTTATGGCGAGAGTCACGGTGGAAGACTGCTTGAAAGAGGTGGAGAGCCGGTTTGA
- a CDS encoding YicC family protein: MLRSMTGYGKGEGETTLGRLTVEVRSVNHRYSDINLKLPKRLSVFEPRIRELIRSRASRGRIDLSVKLEATADEKIRLQIDTELADQYVRALLELKERFHLQGEITLELLAGAKDVIVAKEESGEVEPYWREMLPILQRSLDGLDEMRRAEGEALARDLRIRLSQIQHHLEAIETRLPSHLEAYQERFRERLKGLLQGVEVDPLRFQQEIALLTERLDVTEEIVRTKSHLQQLASLFEEREAVGRKMDFLLQEIHREVNTISSKASDAYMSQRVVEIKSELEKIREQVQNVE, translated from the coding sequence ATGCTGAGGTCGATGACCGGCTATGGAAAAGGGGAAGGGGAGACGACGCTGGGGAGGCTGACGGTGGAGGTCCGTTCCGTCAACCACCGTTACAGCGACATCAACCTCAAACTTCCGAAACGGCTGAGCGTCTTTGAACCAAGGATCCGAGAGCTCATCCGGTCCCGGGCCTCTCGAGGGAGGATCGATCTCTCGGTAAAATTGGAGGCCACGGCAGATGAGAAGATCCGACTCCAAATCGACACGGAGCTCGCCGATCAGTATGTCCGGGCCCTCCTCGAATTAAAGGAGAGATTCCATCTTCAAGGGGAGATTACGCTGGAGTTGTTGGCGGGGGCCAAAGACGTGATCGTGGCCAAGGAAGAATCCGGAGAGGTGGAGCCTTACTGGAGGGAGATGCTCCCGATCCTCCAGAGATCTCTCGACGGCCTGGACGAGATGAGACGGGCAGAAGGAGAGGCTCTTGCAAGAGATCTCCGGATACGATTGTCCCAGATTCAACATCACCTCGAGGCGATCGAAACCCGCCTCCCTTCCCATCTCGAAGCCTACCAGGAGAGGTTTCGGGAGAGGCTGAAGGGGCTTCTCCAAGGGGTGGAGGTCGACCCGCTCCGGTTCCAGCAGGAGATCGCCCTGTTGACGGAGCGGCTCGATGTCACCGAGGAGATCGTCAGGACCAAGAGCCATCTTCAACAGCTCGCCAGCCTCTTCGAGGAGCGGGAGGCCGTGGGAAGGAAGATGGACTTTTTGCTCCAGGAGATCCATCGGGAGGTCAACACGATCAGCTCCAAAGCAAGCGACGCCTATATGTCTCAACGGGTGGTCGAGATCAAAAGCGAGCTGGAAAAGATCCGGGAGCAGGTTCAGAATGTCGAGTAG
- a CDS encoding DUF4416 family protein — MGEPRTPLPVTLFMSVIFNAESILGKALEDLQQEYGAIDWMSERLPFDFTDYYAREMGTGLFRHFVTFASLIPRESLPEIKLNTNRIEARWSTVEGRRQVNIDPGYLCLEHIVLATTKGYAHRPYLSKGIYADLTLIYRKGSFQPLEWTYPDYRQEQTLQMFNQIRKRYLLKLRETQGRRC, encoded by the coding sequence TTGGGAGAGCCGAGAACGCCCCTGCCGGTGACCCTATTTATGAGCGTGATTTTCAACGCAGAATCCATTTTGGGTAAGGCCTTGGAGGACTTGCAACAGGAGTACGGAGCGATCGATTGGATGAGCGAGAGACTGCCTTTCGATTTCACCGACTACTATGCCAGGGAAATGGGAACCGGCCTGTTTCGCCATTTCGTCACCTTCGCCTCCCTCATTCCCAGGGAGTCCTTGCCCGAGATCAAATTGAATACGAATCGGATAGAGGCGAGATGGTCCACGGTCGAGGGACGTAGGCAGGTCAATATCGATCCCGGATACCTCTGCCTCGAGCACATCGTTCTGGCGACGACGAAGGGGTATGCCCATCGGCCCTATCTTTCCAAGGGAATCTACGCCGACTTGACGCTCATCTACAGGAAGGGGTCGTTCCAACCCCTGGAATGGACCTATCCGGATTACCGGCAGGAACAGACCCTCCAAATGTTCAACCAGATCCGTAAACGTTATCTTCTGAAACTCAGGGAGACTCAAGGGCGAAGATGCTGA
- a CDS encoding TlyA family RNA methyltransferase — MTGRERLDKLLLERGLASTREKARALIMEGRVLVGETVVDKPGAWVRREAEIRLLGEEGPYVSRGGRKLKGAVEAFQIDPTGWVVMDVGASTGGFTDCILKEGAKKVYAVDVGYGQLAWTLRQDPRVVNLERRNVRYLKREEIPEPIDLILIDTSFISVEKFLSHLLQFLQPRGRILCLIKPQFEVGKGEVGKGGVVRDPRLHQKVIERIAGHCRDLGLEVLGVVESPLLGPKGNKEFFIYLKKG, encoded by the coding sequence GTGACGGGAAGGGAAAGGCTCGACAAACTCCTCCTCGAGCGCGGCCTGGCCTCGACCCGTGAAAAGGCCAGGGCCCTGATCATGGAAGGGAGAGTGCTCGTCGGGGAAACCGTCGTCGATAAGCCTGGGGCCTGGGTTCGGCGCGAGGCGGAGATCAGGCTTCTCGGGGAGGAGGGGCCTTATGTGAGCCGGGGGGGGAGGAAGTTGAAAGGGGCGGTCGAGGCCTTCCAGATCGATCCCACCGGATGGGTCGTCATGGATGTCGGGGCCTCCACCGGAGGGTTTACCGATTGCATTCTGAAGGAAGGGGCCAAAAAGGTCTATGCCGTCGATGTGGGATATGGGCAGCTCGCCTGGACCCTTCGACAAGATCCGAGGGTGGTGAATTTAGAAAGGCGAAACGTCCGCTACCTCAAGAGGGAGGAGATCCCCGAGCCGATCGATCTGATCCTGATCGACACCTCCTTTATCTCTGTGGAGAAGTTTCTTTCTCACCTCCTCCAGTTCCTTCAACCCCGGGGACGGATTCTCTGCCTCATCAAACCCCAATTTGAGGTGGGAAAGGGGGAGGTCGGGAAGGGAGGGGTGGTTCGCGACCCTCGCCTCCATCAGAAGGTGATCGAGCGGATCGCCGGGCACTGTCGAGACCTCGGGCTGGAGGTCCTCGGCGTGGTCGAATCCCCCCTTCTGGGACCCAAGGGGAATAAGGAATTTTTCATCTACCTGAAGAAGGGGTGA
- the dxs gene encoding 1-deoxy-D-xylulose-5-phosphate synthase, with translation MGKVLDQIQHPHDLKSLDLEELRRLCQEVREEILETVSKNGGHLSSNLGAVELTIALHYVFDPPRDKLLWDVGHQTYAHKLLTGRRSRFHTLRQYEGISGFPKRDESPYDTFDSGHSGTSISAALGMAEALRLKGEGGRAIAIIGDGSMTAGLAFEGLNQAGHLERDLIVVLNDNEMSISRNVGAFSSYLNRLMTGQFVNRFRDEMKGFLETLPGIGKSALRFVKKAEESLKGLFMPGLLFEELGLKYIGPIDGHRLEHLIENFQNIKKLKGPFLVHVITKKGKGYPPSEENPSFYHSVPPFDLKTGRMNPIPPSSPPTYTEVFGETLCELAMEDPRLVAITAAMQSGTGLEEFSKRFPDRFYDIGIAEQHAVTFAAGLALGGLKPVVAIYSTFLQRAYDQIHQDVCLQNLPVVFALDRAGIVGEDGPTHHGLFDLSYLRSIPNLIVMVPKDEEEFRHMIKTAISCPSPVALRYPRSRGLGVQRREPLRSLEIGRGEILREGKDILLVAIGSTVHPSLEAAKRLEEVGIEAAVLNSRFLKPLDADLLCHWAKKVKRILTIEENVLMGGFGSAVLELLQEQGLLSIPVKRLGLPDRFIEHGPQSLLREKYGLDEKGIFREAKAMVEG, from the coding sequence ATGGGCAAGGTCTTAGATCAGATCCAACACCCCCACGACCTGAAATCGCTCGATCTTGAAGAACTTCGAAGGCTCTGCCAAGAGGTCCGCGAGGAGATCCTGGAGACGGTCTCAAAAAACGGCGGACACCTCTCTTCCAATCTGGGTGCGGTGGAGCTGACCATCGCCCTTCACTATGTCTTTGACCCGCCGAGGGACAAGCTGCTTTGGGACGTGGGCCATCAGACCTACGCCCACAAACTGCTCACGGGGAGACGGAGCCGTTTTCATACGCTCAGACAGTACGAGGGGATCAGCGGTTTTCCGAAGAGGGACGAAAGCCCTTATGACACCTTCGACTCCGGCCATAGCGGGACCTCCATCTCCGCCGCCCTGGGCATGGCCGAGGCCTTGAGGCTCAAAGGAGAGGGAGGGAGGGCCATTGCCATCATCGGAGACGGCTCCATGACCGCGGGCCTTGCCTTCGAGGGCCTAAACCAGGCCGGCCACCTCGAGCGCGACCTCATCGTGGTCCTGAACGACAATGAGATGTCAATTTCGAGGAACGTGGGGGCCTTCTCCTCTTACCTGAATCGATTGATGACCGGCCAATTTGTCAATCGTTTTCGGGACGAGATGAAAGGATTTTTAGAGACCCTTCCGGGCATCGGCAAGTCGGCCCTCCGATTTGTTAAGAAGGCCGAGGAGTCCCTGAAGGGCCTTTTCATGCCCGGCCTCCTCTTCGAGGAGCTCGGTCTGAAATACATCGGGCCGATCGATGGCCATCGCCTCGAACACCTGATTGAGAATTTCCAGAACATCAAGAAATTGAAGGGTCCCTTTCTCGTCCACGTCATCACGAAAAAGGGGAAGGGATATCCCCCTTCGGAGGAGAACCCCTCCTTTTACCACAGCGTCCCGCCTTTCGACCTCAAGACCGGAAGGATGAATCCCATCCCTCCCTCCTCCCCTCCCACCTATACCGAGGTCTTCGGAGAGACGTTGTGCGAGCTGGCCATGGAAGACCCCAGGCTCGTTGCGATCACCGCAGCCATGCAGAGCGGAACGGGGCTGGAGGAGTTTTCGAAGAGGTTTCCAGATCGGTTCTATGACATTGGGATTGCGGAACAGCACGCGGTCACCTTTGCCGCAGGGCTGGCCTTGGGGGGCCTGAAACCGGTCGTGGCGATTTATTCCACCTTTCTCCAGAGGGCCTATGACCAGATCCACCAGGACGTCTGCCTCCAAAACCTCCCGGTCGTTTTCGCCCTCGACCGGGCGGGTATCGTGGGAGAGGATGGCCCGACCCATCACGGGCTCTTCGATCTCTCTTACCTCAGATCCATTCCCAATCTGATCGTCATGGTCCCCAAGGACGAGGAAGAGTTTCGACACATGATAAAAACGGCCATCAGCTGTCCCTCTCCGGTCGCCCTTCGTTATCCCCGGTCAAGGGGGCTTGGGGTCCAAAGGAGGGAACCCCTTCGATCTCTCGAGATCGGGCGAGGGGAGATACTCCGTGAGGGGAAGGACATCCTCCTCGTGGCCATCGGCTCGACGGTCCATCCCTCCCTGGAGGCGGCAAAACGGCTCGAAGAGGTGGGCATCGAGGCGGCCGTCTTGAACAGCCGCTTTCTCAAGCCCCTCGATGCCGATCTCCTCTGCCACTGGGCTAAAAAGGTCAAGCGGATCCTCACCATCGAAGAGAACGTATTGATGGGAGGGTTCGGAAGCGCGGTCCTCGAACTTTTACAAGAACAGGGGCTTCTCTCCATCCCGGTGAAGCGGTTGGGGCTTCCAGACCGTTTCATCGAGCACGGCCCTCAATCGCTCCTTAGAGAAAAGTATGGACTCGATGAGAAGGGGATCTTCCGCGAGGCCAAGGCGATGGTCGAGGGGTGA
- a CDS encoding polyprenyl synthetase family protein, producing MDIQVYLREKREIVDRALEELFPPLEGLDLGQGYPVSLRRAIRHSLFSGGKRIRPILSMAAFEAVGGQGDQILPFACGLEMIHTYSLIHDDLPALDNDEYRRGKLTCHRVFGEAIAILAGDALLTEAFCLMTRDPTQNPGIVLSVVHEVAKASGVYGMVGGQVADIESEGKEVDFARVEYIHTHKTGALILASVRAGALLGQGSEQALKAISRYGKMVGLAFQIVDDILNIEGKSEIMGKSTGSDVKKQKATYPAVMGIQASKRRAEELVESAVSALQPFGSEADPLREIARYIVRRDL from the coding sequence ATGGACATCCAGGTTTATTTGAGAGAGAAACGGGAGATTGTGGACCGGGCCTTGGAGGAGCTCTTTCCCCCTTTGGAGGGTCTGGATCTGGGGCAAGGCTATCCCGTTTCCCTTCGTCGGGCGATCCGCCATAGCCTCTTCAGCGGCGGAAAGAGAATTCGACCCATCCTCTCCATGGCCGCCTTCGAGGCCGTGGGAGGCCAAGGCGATCAGATCCTCCCCTTTGCCTGTGGGTTGGAGATGATCCATACCTACTCGTTGATCCATGACGATCTTCCCGCCCTCGACAACGATGAATACCGGAGAGGGAAGTTGACCTGCCACAGGGTCTTCGGAGAGGCCATCGCCATCTTGGCGGGTGATGCCTTGTTGACCGAGGCCTTCTGCCTGATGACCCGGGACCCCACCCAAAATCCCGGGATCGTCCTCAGCGTGGTCCATGAGGTGGCCAAGGCTTCAGGGGTCTATGGGATGGTCGGAGGCCAGGTGGCGGATATCGAATCGGAAGGCAAAGAGGTCGACTTCGCCAGGGTGGAGTACATCCACACCCATAAAACGGGTGCCCTCATCCTCGCCTCCGTTCGTGCAGGGGCCCTGCTCGGCCAAGGGTCTGAGCAGGCCCTGAAGGCCATCTCCCGGTACGGGAAGATGGTCGGCCTGGCCTTTCAGATCGTTGACGATATTCTGAACATAGAGGGCAAATCGGAGATCATGGGAAAGAGCACCGGAAGCGATGTGAAGAAGCAGAAGGCCACCTATCCGGCCGTCATGGGAATCCAAGCCTCTAAAAGAAGGGCGGAGGAGCTGGTGGAATCTGCGGTCAGTGCCCTCCAGCCCTTCGGGTCCGAGGCGGATCCGCTCCGGGAGATCGCAAGATATATCGTCCGGAGGGATTTGTGA
- a CDS encoding exodeoxyribonuclease VII small subunit: protein MAKERFEDALNKLEKIVNRLEEGNISLEESLKLFEEGIRLSRVCSKKLEEAERRVEILLKGKEGEMRAEPFDPSSLSESPAGEEE from the coding sequence ATGGCGAAAGAGAGATTCGAAGATGCCTTGAATAAACTGGAAAAGATCGTGAACCGCCTCGAAGAGGGAAATATATCCCTCGAGGAGTCGTTGAAATTGTTTGAAGAAGGGATTCGGCTCTCCCGGGTCTGCTCGAAGAAACTGGAGGAGGCCGAAAGACGGGTGGAGATCCTTCTGAAAGGGAAGGAGGGGGAGATGAGAGCAGAACCCTTCGATCCCTCGAGTCTCTCCGAATCTCCGGCCGGCGAGGAGGAATGA
- the xseA gene encoding exodeoxyribonuclease VII large subunit, whose product MQLPFRYILTVTELTQQIKEMLEERFPDLWVEGEISNLRIPPSGHLYFTLKDDLSQIRAVLFRTQARTLKFLPEDGLHVICRGRIGLYEKRGEYQLILEAMEPKGLGALQLAFLQLKERLEKEGLFDPSHKKPLPFLPQTIGIITSPTGAVIQDMIRIIHRRFENVRLLLYPVRVQGEGAPQEIVEAIGYFNRCKNVDVIIVGRGGGALEDLWAFNDEAVARAIYRSKIPIISAVGHETDYTIADFVADLRAPTPSAAAEMVVRDKREVQRQIEYLRYRLETTMGRGIGRYRSELAYLLKALVDPKRRIEEAYLRLDDLGLRFRRSLFSELGRRKEAVDFFTQRLHLQNPAQKIKRHRSALADWGHRLNQRIGHLIEVRREAWRGIVGKLESLNPLAVLERGYSLTRKMPSLDIVRDYREVTCGEEVEVTLSRGRLHCRVEDRFES is encoded by the coding sequence ATGCAGCTACCTTTCCGATACATCCTTACCGTTACGGAGCTGACCCAACAGATCAAAGAGATGCTCGAGGAAAGGTTTCCCGACCTCTGGGTCGAGGGGGAGATATCCAACCTGAGGATTCCGCCTTCGGGGCATCTCTACTTCACCCTGAAAGACGACCTCAGCCAGATCCGGGCGGTCCTCTTCAGGACCCAGGCCAGGACCTTGAAATTCCTTCCCGAGGATGGTCTCCATGTGATCTGCAGGGGCCGGATAGGCCTCTATGAAAAGAGGGGGGAGTATCAACTGATCCTGGAGGCGATGGAGCCCAAAGGGTTGGGCGCCCTCCAGCTGGCCTTTCTGCAATTGAAGGAGCGGCTGGAGAAGGAGGGTCTCTTCGACCCCTCCCATAAGAAACCGCTCCCCTTCCTGCCGCAGACGATCGGGATCATCACCTCCCCCACGGGCGCCGTCATCCAGGACATGATCCGGATCATCCATCGCCGTTTTGAAAATGTCCGCCTTTTGCTCTATCCGGTCCGGGTTCAGGGCGAGGGGGCCCCTCAGGAGATCGTGGAGGCCATCGGATACTTCAACCGCTGCAAAAACGTGGATGTGATCATCGTGGGAAGGGGAGGAGGGGCTTTGGAGGACTTATGGGCGTTCAACGATGAGGCGGTGGCACGGGCCATCTACCGATCGAAGATCCCGATCATCTCGGCCGTTGGGCACGAGACCGACTACACCATCGCGGACTTTGTGGCAGACTTGAGGGCACCGACTCCCTCTGCCGCAGCCGAGATGGTCGTAAGAGATAAAAGGGAGGTCCAGCGTCAGATCGAATATCTCCGATACCGGCTCGAGACCACCATGGGTCGAGGGATCGGCCGCTACCGGTCCGAGCTGGCCTACCTTCTCAAGGCCCTCGTCGACCCCAAGAGGCGAATCGAGGAGGCTTATTTGAGGCTGGACGATCTGGGCCTCCGGTTCAGGCGGTCCCTCTTCTCCGAGCTCGGAAGAAGGAAGGAGGCCGTGGACTTTTTCACCCAACGGCTTCATCTCCAGAATCCCGCTCAAAAGATCAAGAGGCACAGGTCTGCCCTTGCCGATTGGGGCCATCGATTGAATCAGAGGATCGGTCACCTCATCGAGGTCCGAAGAGAGGCTTGGAGAGGGATCGTTGGAAAGCTGGAATCCTTGAACCCCTTGGCGGTGCTCGAACGGGGCTACAGCTTGACGAGGAAGATGCCCTCCCTCGATATCGTTCGGGATTACAGGGAGGTGACCTGCGGGGAAGAGGTGGAGGTCACCCTGAGCCGGGGGAGGTTGCACTGCAGGGTGGAGGACCGCTTTGAATCTTGA